The following coding sequences are from one Nicotiana tomentosiformis chromosome 3, ASM39032v3, whole genome shotgun sequence window:
- the LOC117272966 gene encoding uncharacterized protein, producing the protein MNRCGSQQTTLVGSVGVVCPKPHRLGFFNSSYVPADEPIGGTELLDIILTKGSYDVETTNFELASSSPFFFGSPPTRPSNPLIQDAQFSNNNNSFVPILAIPEGAAAPSPPPSAAARRNKQAAVRIEGFNCCSSISAVA; encoded by the exons ATGAATAGGTGCGGCTCTCAGCAAACCACCTTGGTTGGTTCTGTTGGCGTTGTTTGCCCTAAGCCTCACCGGCTTGGGTTCTTCAATTCTTCCTATGTTCCCGCCGACGAACCCATCGGAGGAACTGAACTTCTGGATATAATCCTTACCAAG GGGAGCTATGATGTGGAGACAACCAATTTTGAGCTAGCTTCATCTTCGCCGTTCTTTTTCGGGTCTCCGCCCACCAGGCCTTCGAATCCCCTGATTCAGGATGCTCAATTCAGCAACAATAACAATAGCTTTGTTCCTATACTAGCAATTCCAGAAGGAGCAGCTGCACCTTCACCACCACCCTCCGCCGCCGCTCGTAGGAACAAGCAAGCTGCTGTGAGGATTGAAGGCTTCAATTGCTGCAGCAGCATCTCTGCTGTAGCTTAG
- the LOC104120425 gene encoding uncharacterized protein isoform X1 — protein sequence MQLKDRLFRFPKIKHHANMTQYLCSIRGIVWYIGVSKPSNVDPADIKGAVGAEIAQSHCGHFHVLPAVDELAGFQTFRSKVYKAELLWHAEIIVRLELSVSSAICLDILCCVLTVIKSQLTLNKLCNLQTDTIKLRIDNIAKIGDHTTYDFIEKKEVVFVLDD from the exons ATGCAGCTTAAAGATCGGTTATTCAGATTTCCCAAGATAAAGCATCATGCCAACATGACCCAATATCTTTGTTCTATTAGAGGCATTGTTTGGTATATTGGAGTTTCTAAGCCATCTAATGTGGATCCGGCTGATATCAAGGGAGCCGTGGGTGCTGAAATTGCGCAGTCACATTGTGGGCACTTTCATGTGCTACCTGCTGTTGATGAACTTGCAGGCTTTCAGACTTTCAGGTCCAAAGTTTATAAAGCTGAATTATTATGGCATGCTGAGATCATTGTGAGGCTTGAACTCTCTGTTAGCTCTG CAATATGTTTAGATATCTTATGCTGTGTTTTAACAGTCATAAAGAGCCAATTAACACTAAATAAGCTGTGCAATCTGCAAACGGACACCATCAAGTTGAGGATTGATAACATTGCCAAG ATTGGTGATCACACAACATATGACTTCATTGAGAAGAAAGAGGTTGTTTTTGTACTGGATGATTAG
- the LOC104120425 gene encoding uncharacterized protein isoform X2, whose protein sequence is MQLKDRLFRFPKIKHHANMTQYLCSIRGIVWYIGVSKPSNVDPADIKGAVGAEIAQSHCGHFHVLPAVDELAGFQTFRSKVYKAELLWHAEIIVRLELSVSSAICLDILCCVLTVIKSQLTLNKLCNLQTDTIKLRIDNIAKVVLAYKTLFDW, encoded by the exons ATGCAGCTTAAAGATCGGTTATTCAGATTTCCCAAGATAAAGCATCATGCCAACATGACCCAATATCTTTGTTCTATTAGAGGCATTGTTTGGTATATTGGAGTTTCTAAGCCATCTAATGTGGATCCGGCTGATATCAAGGGAGCCGTGGGTGCTGAAATTGCGCAGTCACATTGTGGGCACTTTCATGTGCTACCTGCTGTTGATGAACTTGCAGGCTTTCAGACTTTCAGGTCCAAAGTTTATAAAGCTGAATTATTATGGCATGCTGAGATCATTGTGAGGCTTGAACTCTCTGTTAGCTCTG CAATATGTTTAGATATCTTATGCTGTGTTTTAACAGTCATAAAGAGCCAATTAACACTAAATAAGCTGTGCAATCTGCAAACGGACACCATCAAGTTGAGGATTGATAACATTGCCAAGGTGGTGCTGGCCTATAAAACCTTATTTG ATTGGTGA